In a single window of the Delftia tsuruhatensis genome:
- a CDS encoding AzlD domain-containing protein, translating into MDLSWLWPWLACVGLAAITLFTRAFFLIPEREVPLPQWLKRGLKYAPLAALAAVIAPEIVMTNGRLIATVVDARLPALACAVMYFFYKRSIMGTIALGMAVYLPLHIGLGW; encoded by the coding sequence ATGGATCTGTCCTGGCTGTGGCCCTGGCTGGCCTGCGTGGGCCTGGCGGCCATCACGCTGTTCACACGCGCCTTCTTCCTGATTCCCGAGCGCGAAGTGCCCTTGCCGCAATGGCTCAAGCGTGGCCTCAAGTACGCGCCGCTGGCGGCCCTGGCGGCCGTGATCGCGCCCGAGATCGTGATGACCAACGGCAGGCTGATCGCCACCGTGGTCGATGCGCGCCTGCCGGCCCTGGCTTGCGCGGTCATGTATTTTTTTTACAAGCGCAGCATCATGGGCACGATCGCGCTCGGCATGGCGGTCTATCTGCCACTGCATATCGGCCTGGGCTGGTAG
- the fmt gene encoding methionyl-tRNA formyltransferase: protein MRVIFAGTPEFARVALERLLAAGFTVPLVLTQPDRPAGRGMKLQASPVKQCALEHGIVVAQPRSLRLDGKYPEEAAAARAAIEAARADVMVVAAYGLILPQWVLDAPPRGCLNIHASLLPRWRGAAPIHRAIEAGDAETGVTIMQMDAGLDTGDMCLVERLPITADDTTASLHDKLADLGGRLIVEALEMSACGGLPRTPQPAEGVNYAHKIEKAESQIDWRQDAEAIARRLRAFNPFPGGATQYGTEAIKVWEAHADPAVAAATAAPGTVLSAGADGVRVACGNGVLCMTLLQRAGGKRLAAGDFLRGFDLPEGAVLEGAADGGTP from the coding sequence ATGAGAGTCATTTTTGCCGGTACGCCCGAGTTCGCGCGCGTTGCCCTTGAACGCCTGCTCGCCGCGGGCTTCACCGTCCCCCTGGTGCTGACCCAGCCCGACCGTCCCGCCGGGCGCGGCATGAAGCTGCAGGCCTCGCCCGTCAAGCAGTGCGCGCTGGAGCATGGCATTGTCGTGGCCCAGCCGCGCAGCCTGCGCCTGGACGGCAAATACCCGGAAGAGGCCGCCGCCGCCCGCGCCGCCATCGAAGCGGCCAGGGCCGATGTCATGGTCGTGGCCGCCTACGGACTGATCCTGCCCCAGTGGGTGCTCGATGCGCCCCCGCGCGGCTGCCTGAACATCCACGCCAGCCTGCTGCCACGCTGGCGCGGCGCCGCCCCCATCCACCGCGCCATCGAGGCCGGCGATGCCGAGACCGGCGTCACCATCATGCAGATGGATGCGGGCCTGGACACGGGCGACATGTGCCTGGTCGAGCGCCTGCCCATTACCGCCGACGACACCACGGCCAGCCTGCACGACAAGCTGGCCGACCTGGGCGGGCGTCTCATCGTCGAGGCGCTGGAGATGAGCGCCTGCGGCGGCCTGCCGCGCACGCCCCAGCCCGCCGAAGGCGTGAACTACGCGCACAAGATCGAAAAGGCCGAAAGCCAGATCGACTGGCGCCAGGATGCCGAGGCCATTGCCCGGCGCCTGCGCGCCTTCAACCCCTTCCCGGGCGGCGCCACGCAGTACGGTACTGAAGCCATCAAGGTCTGGGAGGCTCACGCCGATCCCGCCGTCGCCGCAGCGACGGCAGCCCCCGGCACCGTGCTGTCCGCAGGCGCCGACGGCGTGCGCGTGGCCTGCGGCAATGGCGTGCTGTGCATGACGCTGCTGCAGCGCGCAGGCGGCAAGCGGCTGGCGGCGGGCGATTTCCTGCGCGGTTTCGATCTGCCTGAAGGAGCCGTCCTGGAAGGCGCTGCCGACGGCGGCACGCCATGA
- the def gene encoding peptide deformylase: MSILPILCYPDPRLHTVAKPVAKVDDRIRQLVQDMYATMYDAQGVGLAATQVNVHERVVVVDVSEGRNEPFALINPELLWASEEKQLGEEGCLSVPGIYDGVERSTAVRIKALDENGNERIIEAEGFKAICIQHEMDHLMGKVFVEYLSPLKRNRIKTKLLKQQKQAERA; this comes from the coding sequence ATGTCCATTCTGCCCATTCTTTGCTATCCCGACCCCCGCCTGCACACCGTCGCCAAGCCGGTCGCCAAGGTCGATGACCGCATCCGCCAGCTGGTCCAGGACATGTATGCCACCATGTACGACGCCCAGGGCGTGGGCCTGGCAGCCACCCAGGTGAATGTCCACGAACGCGTGGTCGTGGTCGATGTCTCCGAAGGACGCAACGAGCCCTTCGCGCTGATCAACCCCGAACTGCTGTGGGCCAGTGAGGAAAAGCAGCTGGGCGAGGAGGGCTGCCTGTCCGTGCCCGGCATCTACGACGGCGTGGAGCGCTCCACGGCCGTCCGCATCAAGGCCCTGGACGAGAACGGCAACGAACGCATCATCGAGGCCGAAGGCTTCAAGGCCATCTGCATCCAGCACGAGATGGACCACCTGATGGGCAAGGTCTTCGTCGAGTACCTGTCGCCCCTCAAGCGCAACCGCATCAAGACCAAGCTGCTCAAGCAGCAGAAACAGGCCGAACGCGCATGA
- a CDS encoding outer membrane protein assembly factor BamE encodes MTYPPALRFRPRWRMDGAAALCALLVLCLLLAGCTVPEWQKPGTPRAEIERGMGRPTLSLPLDGGGTRLVYSRQPAGQQVYHMDFDDNQRLVRVEQVLTIERFHALRNGEDTRESVGQLFGPPALIEKVYSFNGDIWTYRILENGIRRQAHVHIDPAGVVRRVMFTDEVFNDDDRR; translated from the coding sequence ATGACCTACCCGCCAGCGCTCCGCTTCAGGCCGCGCTGGAGGATGGACGGCGCGGCCGCCCTGTGCGCGCTGCTGGTGCTGTGCCTGCTGCTGGCCGGCTGCACCGTGCCCGAGTGGCAAAAGCCCGGAACGCCGCGCGCCGAGATTGAACGCGGCATGGGCCGCCCGACCCTGAGCCTGCCGCTGGACGGCGGCGGCACGCGCCTGGTCTACAGCCGGCAGCCCGCGGGCCAGCAGGTCTACCACATGGATTTCGACGACAACCAGCGTCTGGTACGCGTGGAGCAGGTGCTCACCATCGAACGCTTCCACGCCCTGCGCAATGGCGAGGACACCCGGGAAAGTGTGGGCCAGCTGTTCGGCCCGCCTGCGCTGATCGAGAAGGTCTACAGTTTCAACGGCGACATCTGGACCTACCGTATCCTGGAAAATGGCATTCGCCGCCAGGCCCATGTGCATATCGACCCCGCCGGCGTGGTACGCCGCGTGATGTTCACCGACGAAGTGTTCAACGACGACGACCGCCGCTGA
- a CDS encoding AzlC family ABC transporter permease: MNLQPLVERARGIARDPAFMTGVRDMSGTALGIGAWGLVTGVAMIKSGMSLPLALFMGLLVYAGSAQLAVLPLMAVGAPMWVVWFTAICVNLRFVILSSMWRSYFAHLRLRHRLAIAYFSGDVIFVGFMKRYPDARPQPEQLPYFWGAASTNWLAWQIPSTLGILLADQVPLSWGLGFAGVLALMGVLLSMLNDRATWVAGAVAASAAVAAFALPLKLNILVAIAAAVAAGLLAETLQQRLRARQAPEKGEPGPVILPPDTARGERHARLPLDEDARPVETKEKETL; encoded by the coding sequence ATGAACCTGCAGCCCCTGGTGGAGCGCGCACGCGGCATTGCGCGCGATCCCGCCTTCATGACCGGCGTGCGCGACATGTCGGGCACGGCGCTGGGCATAGGCGCCTGGGGCCTGGTCACGGGCGTGGCCATGATCAAGAGCGGCATGTCCCTGCCCCTGGCGCTGTTCATGGGCCTGCTGGTCTATGCAGGCAGTGCCCAGCTGGCCGTGCTGCCGCTGATGGCCGTGGGCGCGCCCATGTGGGTGGTCTGGTTCACGGCCATCTGCGTGAACCTGCGCTTCGTCATCCTCAGCAGCATGTGGCGCAGCTACTTTGCCCACCTGCGCCTGCGCCACCGCCTGGCCATCGCCTATTTCAGCGGCGACGTGATCTTCGTGGGCTTCATGAAGCGCTACCCCGATGCCCGACCCCAGCCCGAGCAGCTGCCCTATTTCTGGGGTGCCGCCTCGACCAACTGGCTGGCCTGGCAGATCCCGTCCACGCTGGGCATCCTGCTGGCCGACCAGGTGCCGCTGTCCTGGGGCCTGGGCTTTGCCGGCGTGCTGGCCCTCATGGGCGTGCTGCTGTCCATGCTCAACGACCGTGCCACCTGGGTGGCAGGCGCGGTTGCGGCCAGCGCGGCCGTGGCGGCCTTTGCGCTGCCGCTCAAGCTCAATATCCTCGTGGCCATCGCGGCGGCCGTGGCCGCAGGCCTGCTGGCGGAAACGCTGCAGCAGCGGCTGCGCGCACGGCAGGCGCCTGAAAAAGGGGAGCCGGGCCCGGTGATTCTCCCGCCCGATACAGCCCGCGGCGAGCGCCATGCCCGGCTGCCGCTGGACGAAGACGCACGGCCCGTGGAAACCAAGGAAAAGGAGACGCTCTGA